The following coding sequences lie in one Primulina huaijiensis isolate GDHJ02 chromosome 2, ASM1229523v2, whole genome shotgun sequence genomic window:
- the LOC140959079 gene encoding probable N-acetylglucosaminyl-phosphatidylinositol de-N-acetylase, giving the protein MFFAPTINYLISEGHNLHVLCMSTGDAEGKGNIRKEELYLASAILRIPVQQVKIVDHPDLQDGFGKMWNWNLLANIIDEETRAHSIELVRFVFTIQ; this is encoded by the exons AT GTTCTTTGCCCCCACAATCAATTACCTGATTTCAGAGGGGCATAATCTGCATGTGCTATGCATGTCAACTG GTGATGCTGAGGGCAAGGGAAACATTAGAAAAGAAGAACTTTATCTTGCCTCTGCCATACTCAGG ATTCCAGTTCAGCAAGTTAAGATTGTAGACCATCCAGATTTGCAG GACGGTTTTGGTAAAATGTGGAACTGGAATCTTTTAGCAAATATTATTGATGAGGAAACCCGTGCACATTCTATTGAATTGGTCAGATTTGTTTTCACCATTCAATAA
- the LOC140991543 gene encoding uncharacterized protein has protein sequence MPNYANFIKDVMSEKRKLQEYATVKLTEECRAILQKKLPQKLKDIENFTIPCFIGGSQCNKALCDLRASINLISFSIYRDLKLGEVKPTTITLQLSDRSLTYPRGIVEDVLVKVDKFIFPADFVILDMEEDQDAPLIFGRPFLATG, from the coding sequence ATGCCAAACTATGCAAATTTCATTAAAGATGTGATGTCTGAGAAGAGGAAGCTACAGGAGTATGCAACCGTAAAGCTGACTGAGGAGTGTAGAGCCATTCTGCAAAAGAAGCTACCACAGAAATTAAAAGATATAGAGAATTTTACTATTCCTTGCTTTATTGGTGGTTCTCAATGTAATAAAGCTTTATGTGATTTGAGAGCAagtattaatcttatttcattttctatataCAGAGACTTGAAGCTTGGGGAGGTAAAACCAACCACCATAACTCTGCAACTTTCAGATAGGTCACTCACATATCCTCGTGGAATAGTTGAAGATGTCTTGGTAAAGGTTGACAAGTTTATCTTCCCTGCTGATTTTGTGATACTTGATATGGAAGAAGATCAAGATGCTCCACTGATTTTTGGGAGACCTTTCTTAGCAACTGGCTAG
- the LOC140965554 gene encoding 28 kDa ribonucleoprotein, chloroplastic-like, with amino-acid sequence MAAFGLVYNYPIAPRFSHTTHQFPRLSKPCFISLKTDPYSSNLRFYFVHVRAQPQSQPLAPQNAVEEAEDEVSNTRLLVQNVPWTCSVDDIRPLFENYGSVVDIEFSMYNKTRNRGLAFVTMSSNEEAVAALNDLESKEFEGRVLKLNWANPKKKKPSSPPQPKPLPVHNLFVANLHFEARGKDLKEFFNANGGNAVSAEVVFQDKPRRSAGYGFVSFNTDAEALAALATFEGKEFMGRPIRVARSKRFLRQESKATIESETKQIEKLDAAVV; translated from the exons ATGGCGGCATTCGGTCTCGTATATAACTATCCCATCGCTCCACGATTCTCGCACACCACCCATCAGTTTCCTCGGCTTTCGAAACCATGTTTTATTTCGCTCAAAACGGACCCATATAGCTCCAATCTTCGGTTCTACTTTGTCCATGTACGGGCTCAACCTCAATCCCAGCCACTCGCCCCACAGAATGCCGTAGAAGAGGCAGAGGATGAAGTTTCTAACACGAGGTTGCTTGTTCAGAATGTTCCCTGGACATGTTCTGTTGATGATATTCGACCCCTGTTTGAAAATTATGGCTCCGTTGTTGATATTGAG TTTTCAATGTATAACAAAACAAGAAACAGGGGTCTCGCCTTCGTAACAATGTCTTCGAATGAAGAAGCTGTTGCAGCTCTTAATGATCTCGAATCCAAG GAATTCGAGGGTAGAGTTTTGAAGCTTAACTGGGCCAATCCAAAGAAGAAGAAACCTTCATCTCCACCACAACCCAAACCTTTGCCAGTACACAATTTGTTTGTTGCAAATTTGCATTTTGAAGCGAGGGGGAAAGACCTGAAGGAATTCTTTAATGCTAATGGTGGGAATGCTGTTTCTGCTGAAGTGGTATTTCAAGATAAACCGAGACGGTCGGCGGGGTATGGCTTTGTTTCCTTCAACACCGACGCCGAGGCCCTAGCAGCACTTGCCACATTTGAAGGGAAG GAGTTTATGGGAAGACCAATTCGCGTGGCTCGCAGTAAAAGATTTCTGAGACAGGAGAGCAAGGCAACTATTGAGTCTGAGACCAAGCAAATAGAGAAACTTGATGCAGCGGTGGTTTAA
- the LOC140991549 gene encoding uncharacterized protein produces the protein MGVCFFTLMVDDEKEVYHNVYLPRKLGRDAVFRCKLTIQSRYKEVSEKIHRYLNNDERTHFFEQSAFGNLVRYYRDFNISSQIIWYLMSNQIVDSSSDDLWMVVRKRPVRFFLLEYCLITGLDCAIEPEDLSDRDVFGTTHFPGKSEIALSDLEGKINVEEHNENGIDVEKIKMASLYFCCAVFGEATRKKTMKIDPKFLRLVDDLDRFNHYPWGRVAYRDAVRCLKKDLLGRYNYLTEAQGRKEVDGSFLVGGFVLPLQILAYECYPSVAQKIARRRDVEGLMLPRMFQWVTNTWSSNRAPTGADIAAAFGGSPIDDCLGFLTPTPEELVSPYYTTGIFVDSAPDSVITRVLELWRQGETVICSEHPLESPSVQHTPSAHSSPVFSGNFYGDMSRSVQHTLSANASEDVSGTRSGDLNRSSSSTSSPMRTGPRVHFGLNPSRHPSPLEHRFERRLTALEDSVASMHVKMSAEFIETRASIRNINMALDDLKSSFNLGLDELRSSLTEQIRAGFDEMRSTILVHQDKDYSVAYSRGRKRKSSEADFGVDDNLAREIGSSSQTQHIFEPNLPVITEESSEDIQATPDARNPVGEATTSRGVDDNLATQQIFEPILPGITEESLEDIQVTPDACMSGREATTSRVRPLAETVTLKVKTSLARVRASMLDRSPSMIRGFYAEYEKSYYGPMAIANSRVTFSHFGEALRGLLEMQLRHPEVMSPDVSLMDIDFYSSMSILVEDRDNVVNTDLVGKVKSSDPKWPCISWEKARRILIPVYRDRRWFLLKLVTGVNKCIIYDLQRRHDPNFKDLNEEIEPILINAARLLSIVGNNPHPERPWNIKLHDEYSAKIIHEDSGAFVLAVAGYSLSTKSAQLVLTLDEKLVSEFRYFLACNMFLNDWSLL, from the exons ATGGGCGtttgtttttttactttgaTGGTCGACGATGAAAAAGAAGTCTACCATAAC GTTTATTTGCCGAGAAAACTTGGCAGAGATGCAGTATTTCGATGCAAATTGACAATTCAATCGAGATACAAAGAGGTTTCTGAGAAAATTCATCGCTATTTGAACAACGACGAGAGAACCCATTTTTTCGAGCAGTCGGCTTTTGGTAATTTGGTTAGGTATTATAGAGATTTTAACATTTCCAGTCAAATTATATGGTATTTAATGAGTAATCAGATTGTTGATAGTAGTAGTGATGATTTGTGGATGGTGGTGCGCAAAAGGCCGgttagattttttttgttagAATATTGTTTAATAACGGGTCTCGATTGCGCTATAGAGCCCGAAGATTTATCAGATAGAGATGTATTTGGCACCACACACTTTCCCGGTAAGTCTGAGATTGCTTTGAGTGATTTGGAGGGAAAGATTAATGTCGAAGAGCATAATGAGAATGGTATAGATGTGGAGAAGATAAAGATGGCTAGTCTATACTTTTGTTGTGCCGTATTTGGTGAGGCGACGAGGAAAAAGACGATGAAGATCGACCCTAAATTTTTGAGGCTTGTAGATGATTTGGATAGGTTCAACCATTATCCCTGGGGTAGAGTAGCCTATCGGGATGCTGTCCGATGTTTGAAGAAGGACCTTTTAGGGCGATATAATTATCTCACCGAGGCACAAGGTCGGAAAGAAGTTGACGGCAGCTTCCTTGTCGGCGGTTTTGTTCTACCTCTGCAG ATCCTTGCTTATGAATGTTATCCGAGCGTGGCACAAAAGATAGCAAGGAGAAGAGATGTGGAAGGTTTGATGTTGCCGAGGATGTTTCAGTGGGTGACTAACACATGGTCGTCAAACCGTGCCCCAACTGGCGCTGATATCGCTGCAGCCTTTGGTGGTTCTCCTATAGAT GATTGTCTTGGTTTTTTGACTCCTACTCCTGAGGAGCTAGTTTCACCTTATTACACGACCGGGATTTTTGTTGATTCTGCACCTGATTCGGTCATCACTCGGGTGCTCGAGCTCTGGAGGCAAGGTGAAACAGTCATATGTAGCGAGCACCCTTTAGAGTCTCCCTCAGTCCAGCACACGCCTTCTGCACATTCAAGTCCTGTTTTTTCCGGCAACTTTTATGGTGATATGAGTAGATCAGTCCAGCACACCCtttctgcaaatgcatctgagGACGTTTCCGGCACCCGTTCTGGTGATCTCAATAGATCCAGCTCTAGCACTAGTTCTCCAATGCGTACGGGTCCTAGAGTACACTTTGGACTCAATCCTTCCCGCCACCCGTCACCGTTGGAGCATCGTTTCGAGAGGCGGTTGACTGCCTTGGAGGATTCCGTTGCGTCTATGCATGTTAAGATGTCAGCAGAATTTATTGAGACCAGGGCGTCTATCCGGAATATAAATATGGCTTTAGATGACTTGAAATCGAGTTTCAATCTTGGTCTCGATGAGTTGAGATCGAGTTTGACTGAACAGATCAGAGCTGGTTTTGATGAGATGAGGTCTACCATTCTAGTGCATCAAGACAAAGATTATAGCGTAGCCTATAGCAGAGGGCGGAAGAGGAAATCATCCGAGGCCGATTTTG GTGTGGATGATAATCTGGCTAGGGAAATTGGCAGTAGTAGCCAAACACAACATATATTTGAGCCTAACCTTCCGGTCATTACAGAGGAGTCCTCAGAAG aTATTCAAGCGACTCCGGATGCGCGTAATCCAGTTGGCGAGGCGACCACGTCGAGAG GTGTGGATGATAATCTGGCTACCCAACAGATATTCGAGCCTATCCTTCCAGGCATTACAGAGGAGTCCTTGGAAG ATATTCAAGTGACTCCCGATGCGTGTATGTCAGGTCGCGAGGCGACCACGTCGAGAG TGAGGCCACTTGCGGAGACCGTGACACTGAAAGTAAAAACCTCGCTGGCGCGAGTTAGGGCATCGATGCTCGACCGTTCGCCAAGTATGATTCGAGGTTTTTATGCTGAATATGAAAAGTCGTACTACGGGCCCATGGCGATCGCAAACTCGCGTGTCACTTTCTCT CACTTCGGCGAAGCTCTCCGTGGATTGCTTGAGATGCAGCTCCGACATCCTGAAGTGATGTCGCCAGATGTGTCGTTGATGGACATAGATTTCTACAGTTCGATGTCAATATTGGTCGAAGATAGAGATAATGTTGTCAACACAGATCTAGTGGGGAAAGTGAAAAGCAGTGATCCAAAATGGCCTTGTATCTCGTGGGAGAAGGCACGAAGAATTCTCATCCCTGTCTATAGAGATAGGCGCTGGTTTTTGCTTAAACTTGTTACAGGGGTGAATAAGTGCATTATATATGACTTGCAGCGAAGGCACGATCCCAACTTCAAAGATCTGAATGAGGAAATAGAGCCTATACTTATAAACGCTGCTCGTCTGCTATCCATTGTCGGGAACAACCCACACCCCGAGAGGCCATGGAATATAAAGCTTCATGATGAATACAGTGCCAAGATTATACA CGAAGACTCTGGAGCATTTGTATTAGCCGTTGCTGGATACTCTTTGTCTACGAAGAGTGCGCAATTAGTACTAACTTTGGATGAAAAATTAGTATCTGAGTTCAGATATTTTTTAGCTTGTAATATGTTCCTTAATGATTGGTCATTGTTGTGA
- the LOC140991557 gene encoding uncharacterized protein encodes MHVDRSNTDELYDEARNDANDGEANLVASVDANLVADVNIDNDTFSFTDGSNLFVGQEFPNREAVKKEIIRISLEACFEFETVKSSQKVYAVKCVVSDCKWRIWTSKIRNDSHAFSVRTYCNTHTCGLTGRRKKIRGASSAVVRDMLVDNFQGHPVPIVPKAVMAMMRNSMNADISYYKAWKGKELADNMLKGDPTKSFALLTCYLHMVEQMNRGSITDIFVDEENRFKYMFLAFGACVRGYRSMRKVVSIDGTWLKGKYNGVLLVASAQDGNYHQYPLAWGIVDVECTSSWSWFLTKLLEVVPDEDELVIISDRHQGIINAVSTE; translated from the exons ATGCATGTGGATCGTAGTAACACAGACGAGTTATATGATGAAGCACGTAATGACGCAAACGATGGCGAGGCAAATCTTGTCGCAAGTGTTGACGCAAATTTGGTTGCGGATGTGAATATTGATAATGACACATTTTCATTCACTGATGGTTCAAACTTGTTTGTTGGTCAAGAATTTCCAAACCGAGAAGCAGTGAAAAAAGAGATAATTAGAATAAGTTTGGAAGCTTGCTTTGAATTTGAGACGGTTAAAAGTAGCCAAAAAGTGTACGCCGTAAAATGTGTAGTGTCTGATTGTAAGTGGAGAATCTGGACCTCAAAGATTAGGAATGATTCACATGCATTTTCTGTTCGGACCTATTGCAATACACACACATGTGGTTTGACTGGGAGACGAAAAAAAATCCGTGGAGCGAGTTCTGCTGTTGTTCGTGATATGTTGGTGGATAATTTCCAAGGTCATCCAGTGCCAATTGTACCAAAAGCGGTGATGGCGATGATGCGCAATAGTATGAATGCTGATATATCATACTACAAGGCTTGGAAAGGGAAAGAACTAGCAGACAATATGTTGAAAGGTGATCCTACGAAGAGTTTTGCTTTATTGACTTGTTATTTGCACATGGTTGAGCAGATGAATCGAGGAAGCATAACAGACATTTTTGTCGACGAGGAAAATCGATTCAAGTATATGTTTCTTGCCTTTGGTGCATGCGTCAGAGGATATCGAAGTATGCGGAAAGTTGTATCAATTGATGGTACGTGGTTGAAGGGCAAGTATAATGGTGTTTTACTGGTGGCATCGGCACAAGATGGAAATTATCACCAATATCCTTTGGCGTGGGGAATCGTAGATGTCGAGTGTACTTCTTCGTGGAGTTGGTTTTTGACGAAGTTGTTAGAAGTAGTACCAGACGAGGATGAATTGGTGATAATTTCAGACAGGCATCAAGGAATCATAAATGCGGTTTCTACT GAATAG